One genomic window of Setaria viridis unplaced genomic scaffold, Setaria_viridis_v4.0 scaffold_148, whole genome shotgun sequence includes the following:
- the LOC117857265 gene encoding putative ATP synthase protein YMF19, whose translation MPQLDKLTYFSQFFWLCLLLFTFYILFFNNNNGILGISRILKLRNQLLSHRGNKIRSKDPKNLEDISRKGFSTGLSYMYSSLSEVSQWCKTVDYLGKRRKITLISDFGEISGSRGMERQILYLISKSSYNTSSSRITCWKNIMLTHVPHGQGSII comes from the coding sequence ATGCCTCAACTTGATAAATTGACTTATTTCTCACAATTCTTCTGGTTATGCCTTCTCCTCTTTACTttttatattcttttttttaataataataatgGAATACTTGGAATTAGCAGAATTCTCAAACTACGGAACCAACTGCTTTCGCACCGGGGGAACAAGATCCGGAGCAAGGACCCTAAGAATTTGGAAGATATCTCGAGAAAAGGTTTTAGCACCGGTCTCTCATATATGTACTCCAGTTTATCCGAAGTATCCCAATGGTGTAAGACCGTCGACTATTtgggaaaaaggaggaaaatcaCTCTGATCTCTGATTTCGGAGAAATAAGTGGCTCACGAGGAATGGAGAGACAGATTCTCTATTTGATCTCGAAGTCCTCATATAACACTTCTTCCAGTCGGATCACTTGTTGGAAAAACATAATGCTCACACATGTTCCACACGGGCAAGGAAGCATAATCTAA